The proteins below are encoded in one region of Triticum aestivum cultivar Chinese Spring chromosome 1B, IWGSC CS RefSeq v2.1, whole genome shotgun sequence:
- the LOC123085485 gene encoding uncharacterized protein has translation MPPGVGEGGGYSCTEQDPLPATSHRGRDEDAPSRSPPLPVVAPEEKKKKKKLTLEHEQQPAVDLSDDVIIEILSRVCYKSLCRFKCVSKSWLALCSRLDIRKRSPQTLSGLYFFGEERGEGLNFHDLAGGGPPLFDAGLSFLASYYYEQVGVEKCCGGLLLCVCWKPRSVQVDFDYVVCNPATEKCTILPAIEVGNRPEAFRMLGGHLCHIDQAERFLGFDTANPSSFVVVVPLATCFDVIKEVAIYSSETGRWTFALNEWRRDAMVRGDQSAIFLNGIVHLTTFDSSIVTVDSEGKIWREIRAPYLSAAIGLSQGCLHAWNVDDRCQLFVWVLEDYASGKWTLKHTANVLGLFGRYSRKDDESYKMLAIHPDCNSFFLTDGKMTVLYNMDNQKLQVISASQEFVGCVPYIPCFAKWPSVIVAPS, from the exons ATGCCGCcaggagtaggagaaggaggaggatatAGCTGCACGGAGCAGGACCCCTTACCGGCGACCAGTCACCGTGGCCGCGACGAGGACGCTCCGTCCCGTTCCCCACCGCTCCCCGTCGTTGCTCCCGAG gagaagaaaaagaagaagaagctgacGCTCGAGCACGAGCAGCAGCCCGCGGTGGACCTCTCCGATGACGTCATCATCGAGATCCTGTCGCGGGTGTGCTACAAGTCGCTCTGCCGCTTCAAGTGCGTGTCCAAGTCGTGGCTCGCCCTCTGCTCCCGACTCGACATCCGCAAGAGGTCACCGCAGACCCTGTCCGGCCTCTACTTCTTCGGAGAGGAACGCGGCGAGGGCCTCAATTTCCATGATCTGGCAGGGGGTGGGCCCCCTTTGTTCGATGCCGGTCTCTCTTTCTTGGCCAGTTATTACTATGAACAAGTTGGTGTCGAAAAATGTTGCGGCGGCCTTCTGCTTTGCGTGTGCTGGAAACCACGCTCAGTGCAAGTGGATTTCGATTATGTCGTGTGCAATCCGGCGACTGAGAAGTGCACTATATTGCCTGCTATAGAGGTCGGCAACCGACCGGAGGCTTTCCGTATGCTGGGAGGTCACCTTTGTCATATAGACCAAGCTGAACGTTTTTTGGGTTTTGATACAGCCAACCCCTCCAGTTTTGTGGTGGTCGTGCCCCTGGCAACTTGTTTTGATGTAATCAAAGAAGTGGCGATCTACTCATCGGAAACTGGACGATGGACTTTTGCGCTGAATGAGTGGAGACGCGACGCTATGGTTCGTGGTGATCAATCTGCCATCTTTCTGAATGGAATTGTGCATTTGACTACCTTCGATTCTTCAATAGTAACAGTGGACAGCGAGGGAAAGATTTGGAGAGAAATTAGAGCGCCATACTTGTCGGCTGCCATTGGACTGTCTCAGGGATGCTTGCATGCTTGGAATGTAGATGATCGTTGCCAACTCTTCGTTTGGGTTCTTGAGGATTATGCTAGCGGAAAATGGACACTAAAGCACACTGCTAATGTTTTGGGACTGTTCGGAAGGTATTCTCGCAAAGATGACGAGTCCTACAAGATGCTGGCAATTCATCCAGATTGTAATTCATTTTTCCTTACTGATGGGAAGATGACAGTCTTATACAATATGGATAATCAGAAACTGCAAGTTATCAGCGCTTCCCAGGAATTCGTGGGTTGTGTGCCTTATATTCCTTGTTTTGCAAAATGGCCCTCAGTAATAGTAGCGCCCTCATAA